Proteins encoded together in one Bacteroides ovatus window:
- the mobV gene encoding MobV family relaxase, with protein sequence MADQKQVLDVKVSKGITTAQSNEHLRDRSERAEKYAMNKGNYDPTRKHLNFEIAPGGKVRPIDTSRNIPERMADILERRGIKDPNEGLAEPKYRTVVNFIFGGSRKRMHELAFGTQKVDFEKDADNIHIKRESDIERWAKDVYSFVSGKYGEQNIAAFIVHLDELNPHVHCTLLPIKDGRFAYKEIFAGKDKFEYSARMKQLHTDFFTEVNTRWGMSRGTSISETGARHRTTEEYRRMLSEECTTIEENISRHQKVLADLQSDIRLAERRVKGLTTMVDNLEKSKAEKEALLSAAEQDLKANKGDAEQLAAQVKSLEKELAGINRQLADKQEKLQTADRQLAELKENMDAIEERTGELKEEAYKYSHDVHSKVDTLLKDVLLENVVGEYRNVSAQMDVAERQLFDGSLVQSIAEQGTDVMHCATMLFLGMVDDATTFAETRGGGGGGSDLKWGRDEDEDNRAWALRCMRMASRMMRPAIGKKPKR encoded by the coding sequence ATGGCAGATCAAAAACAGGTACTTGATGTGAAGGTGTCGAAAGGCATCACCACAGCCCAAAGTAACGAACACTTGCGTGATCGCAGTGAAAGGGCGGAAAAGTACGCTATGAATAAGGGGAATTACGACCCCACACGCAAACACCTGAACTTCGAGATTGCACCCGGAGGCAAGGTACGTCCCATCGACACGAGCCGCAACATTCCCGAACGGATGGCGGACATATTGGAGAGGCGTGGAATCAAAGACCCCAACGAAGGACTGGCAGAACCGAAGTACCGCACGGTGGTGAACTTCATTTTCGGCGGTTCCCGTAAGCGGATGCACGAACTCGCATTCGGCACGCAGAAAGTGGATTTCGAGAAAGATGCGGACAATATCCATATCAAAAGAGAAAGCGATATTGAACGCTGGGCGAAAGACGTCTATTCATTCGTGAGTGGCAAATATGGCGAGCAGAACATCGCCGCATTCATCGTACACCTTGACGAATTGAATCCGCACGTCCACTGTACGCTCCTGCCAATCAAAGACGGTCGCTTTGCGTACAAGGAAATATTCGCCGGTAAGGACAAGTTTGAATACAGCGCAAGGATGAAACAGCTTCATACCGACTTTTTCACCGAAGTCAATACAAGGTGGGGAATGTCGAGAGGAACAAGCATATCCGAAACAGGCGCACGGCACAGGACTACCGAAGAATACCGCCGTATGCTATCGGAAGAATGTACGACCATCGAGGAAAATATCAGCCGTCATCAAAAAGTTCTGGCTGACCTCCAATCGGACATCCGTCTGGCAGAGCGCAGGGTCAAGGGGCTTACGACAATGGTCGATAACCTTGAGAAGTCGAAAGCCGAAAAAGAGGCCCTGCTATCGGCAGCCGAACAGGATTTGAAAGCGAACAAGGGTGATGCTGAACAATTAGCCGCACAAGTGAAAAGTCTGGAAAAAGAACTGGCCGGAATCAACAGGCAACTGGCAGATAAGCAGGAGAAGTTACAGACGGCTGACCGGCAGCTTGCCGAGCTGAAAGAGAACATGGATGCCATTGAGGAACGTACCGGGGAACTCAAGGAGGAAGCCTACAAATACTCCCATGATGTACATTCCAAAGTGGACACGTTGCTCAAGGATGTCCTGCTGGAAAATGTGGTCGGCGAGTATAGGAACGTATCGGCACAGATGGACGTGGCGGAACGGCAACTGTTCGACGGCTCGCTCGTCCAGTCCATAGCGGAACAAGGTACAGACGTGATGCACTGCGCGACGATGCTGTTTCTCGGTATGGTCGATGATGCCACCACTTTTGCCGAAACTCGTGGCGGCGGAGGTGGCGGCAGCGACCTGAAATGGGGACGCGACGAGGACGAGGACAACCGTGCATGGGCACTCCGCTGCATGAGGATGGCGAGCCGCATGATGCGCCCGGCCATTGGCAAGAAACCCAAACGGTAA
- a CDS encoding OmpA family protein, producing the protein MTKQIFFILAVLCTLQAQASVQPVQVDTVQHTPYYNVSEERQPIQPVYLDGVVLPASRTGNWFVSIAGGTSAFLGTPLGCEDLFGRLKPSYSFAVGKWFTPSVGARINYSGVQFKDGTLSNQEYHHIHADLLWNVLGRRYARQEQVRWNLAPFAGVGLLHNASNGNNPFAVSYGVQGEYRISKRVSAMLELSGTTTFQDFDGYGRPNRLGDHMVSLTAGFTFHLGKVGWKRAVDATPYIRQNEWLVDYANVLSGENKRYKDWYDRNRRTLAELLKILEIEGLLDKYGHLVNDDETDRRQGYPRNNYSGLNSLRARLKNRHWDGISPLDSASIIYGNNGDDSEQPGIIVSEKTELIQAGNCIGSPVYFFFNLNTAHLTDASQMLNLDELARVAKKYGLSVKVTGAADSSTGTPVLNGSLSTLRADHIVAELEKRGIPIERIVKVSRGGIADHVPVEANRHTKVELFF; encoded by the coding sequence ATGACGAAACAGATCTTTTTTATATTGGCCGTGCTTTGCACGTTGCAGGCGCAGGCAAGTGTACAACCCGTACAGGTGGATACTGTACAACATACACCGTACTATAATGTCTCGGAGGAACGGCAACCGATACAGCCCGTCTATCTTGACGGAGTGGTACTTCCGGCATCCCGGACTGGCAACTGGTTTGTCAGCATTGCCGGGGGTACGTCCGCCTTTCTCGGCACACCTCTCGGCTGCGAAGACCTCTTCGGACGCTTGAAACCCTCGTACAGTTTCGCAGTCGGAAAATGGTTCACTCCGTCCGTCGGTGCACGTATCAATTACAGCGGTGTGCAGTTCAAAGATGGAACATTGTCCAATCAGGAATACCACCATATCCATGCGGATCTGCTGTGGAATGTCCTTGGCCGCAGATATGCCCGGCAAGAACAGGTACGCTGGAATCTTGCTCCCTTTGCCGGTGTCGGCCTGTTGCACAATGCTTCTAACGGGAATAATCCCTTTGCTGTTTCGTATGGCGTACAGGGAGAATATCGGATTTCCAAACGAGTAAGTGCCATGTTGGAACTCTCCGGCACGACCACCTTTCAGGACTTCGATGGTTACGGACGCCCGAACCGCCTCGGCGACCACATGGTATCGCTGACCGCCGGTTTCACGTTTCATCTCGGAAAGGTCGGTTGGAAACGCGCGGTTGATGCAACACCTTACATTCGTCAGAATGAGTGGCTCGTGGATTATGCCAATGTCTTGTCCGGAGAAAACAAGCGTTATAAAGACTGGTACGACCGCAACCGACGGACGCTCGCAGAATTGTTGAAAATTCTGGAAATAGAAGGCTTGCTTGACAAGTACGGTCATCTGGTTAATGACGATGAGACCGACCGCCGTCAAGGTTATCCCAGAAATAATTACAGCGGATTGAACTCACTTCGGGCAAGATTGAAAAACCGGCATTGGGATGGAATCTCGCCACTTGATTCTGCAAGTATTATATATGGCAACAACGGAGATGATTCCGAACAACCGGGCATAATCGTTTCTGAAAAGACGGAACTCATACAAGCCGGAAATTGCATCGGGTCGCCTGTCTATTTCTTTTTTAACCTCAATACGGCGCACCTGACGGATGCTTCCCAAATGCTTAACCTTGATGAACTGGCTCGCGTGGCCAAGAAATACGGATTATCCGTGAAAGTGACCGGCGCGGCCGACAGTTCGACTGGAACTCCCGTGCTTAATGGTTCATTAAGCACATTGAGAGCGGATCATATCGTTGCAGAATTAGAAAAGCGTGGCATACCGATCGAACGCATCGTCAAGGTAAGCAGGGGCGGCATAGCTGACCATGTGCCGGTCGAAGCCAACAGGCATACGAAAGTGGAGTTATTCTTTTAG
- a CDS encoding DUF2284 domain-containing protein translates to MTEKYIIENFTAGIGVDEYISRFRDEKRFVEFCRQCPNYGNSWGCPPFDFDTGEFLRQYKYAYLMATKIIPIEKGIPIDKSQELIRPERIRIEKELLELEHRYGGRAFAYVGKCLYCPDSECARKCNRPCLHPDKVRPSLEAFGFDIARTLSELFGIELLWGKNDILPEYLVLVSGLFHNSTENIISHTKRNPDSGNL, encoded by the coding sequence ATGACTGAAAAATATATCATAGAGAATTTCACGGCAGGCATCGGCGTGGATGAATATATTTCACGTTTCCGGGATGAGAAACGGTTTGTCGAGTTTTGCAGGCAATGCCCTAATTACGGTAACAGTTGGGGATGTCCGCCGTTTGATTTCGATACCGGAGAATTTCTGCGCCAGTACAAGTATGCCTATCTTATGGCTACCAAAATTATTCCTATCGAAAAAGGCATCCCGATAGACAAATCACAAGAGTTAATCAGACCAGAACGAATCAGGATAGAAAAAGAGTTGCTGGAACTGGAGCACAGATACGGAGGCAGGGCATTCGCCTATGTAGGAAAATGCCTATACTGTCCAGATTCCGAATGCGCCCGCAAATGCAACCGTCCTTGCCTGCATCCGGACAAAGTACGTCCCTCGCTTGAAGCATTCGGATTCGATATAGCACGTACCCTCTCGGAACTTTTCGGGATAGAACTGCTTTGGGGAAAGAATGATATTTTACCAGAATATCTTGTGCTCGTAAGCGGATTATTTCATAACTCGACAGAAAATATTATCAGTCATACGAAGCGTAATCCGGATTCAGGAAACCTATAA
- a CDS encoding DUF6064 family protein: MEIFWNTIAAYNAATWPAQIVFTGIATLLLLLLCLRPTNTVRIAMKSFMAMLNFWIAGVYYMIYCRPREYHGMLALFWAIMGGIWIYDLLVKHASLERTGQHNAFAVLLLAMPLIYPLCSLALGHEFPMMTSPVMPCSVAVFTIGLMLAFSEQVNIVLAMFLCHWALIGLSKVYFFGIPEDYLLACSTVPALYIFFREYVRSNADRPTKPSAHVLDALLIALSLVVGIFFTVTLLHQLDLFTQII; encoded by the coding sequence ATGGAAATTTTTTGGAACACGATCGCGGCCTACAATGCCGCAACCTGGCCTGCGCAGATTGTCTTTACGGGCATTGCAACCCTGCTGCTTCTGTTGCTCTGCCTGCGGCCGACAAACACTGTGCGCATCGCCATGAAGAGTTTCATGGCGATGCTCAACTTTTGGATTGCCGGAGTCTATTACATGATCTATTGCCGACCGCGCGAATATCACGGCATGTTAGCACTCTTCTGGGCCATCATGGGTGGAATCTGGATTTATGACCTGCTGGTGAAACACGCCTCGCTCGAACGCACCGGCCAGCACAACGCATTCGCTGTCCTGCTCCTTGCCATGCCGTTGATATATCCCCTCTGCTCGCTGGCGCTGGGCCACGAATTCCCCATGATGACCTCGCCCGTCATGCCCTGTTCGGTGGCGGTTTTCACCATTGGACTGATGCTCGCCTTCTCGGAGCAGGTCAATATCGTGCTGGCCATGTTCCTCTGCCACTGGGCGCTGATCGGACTGTCGAAAGTCTACTTCTTCGGCATACCCGAAGACTACCTGCTGGCGTGCAGTACCGTACCTGCACTCTACATCTTCTTTCGGGAGTATGTCCGAAGCAACGCCGACCGGCCGACGAAACCCTCGGCCCACGTACTCGATGCACTGCTCATTGCGCTGAGTCTGGTCGTCGGCATCTTCTTTACCGTCACGCTCCTGCACCAACTCGACCTATTCACCCAAATCATCTGA
- a CDS encoding threonine/serine exporter family protein: MIVTDILLDGLFAAVAAIGFGAISDPPMRAFPRIALLAAIGHALRFTLMHCSALDIATASLFAAFAIGMGSLWLGRGVRCPMTCLYIPALLPMVPGIYAYKTVFSLIMFLQSLDRADEGMRYMQQFFLNATVSLSVIALLAAGATLPIFIFKRRAFSMTRRTRKNS, from the coding sequence ATGATCGTGACGGATATTCTGCTCGACGGACTCTTCGCCGCTGTCGCCGCCATCGGATTCGGGGCCATCTCCGATCCGCCGATGCGAGCCTTTCCACGCATCGCCCTGCTTGCCGCCATAGGCCACGCCTTGCGTTTCACGCTGATGCACTGTTCCGCACTGGATATCGCCACCGCATCGCTTTTCGCGGCCTTTGCAATCGGTATGGGCAGCCTATGGCTCGGCCGCGGTGTCCGCTGCCCGATGACCTGTCTCTACATCCCGGCTCTGCTGCCGATGGTGCCGGGCATCTACGCCTACAAGACGGTTTTCTCGCTCATCATGTTCCTCCAGTCGCTCGATCGGGCTGACGAAGGGATGCGCTACATGCAGCAGTTTTTTCTCAATGCCACCGTATCGCTGAGTGTCATTGCGCTGCTTGCCGCCGGTGCCACGCTGCCGATATTCATCTTCAAGCGCCGGGCCTTCTCTATGACCCGACGCACACGAAAAAATAGTTAG
- a CDS encoding threonine/serine exporter family protein — translation MKTQQELCDILGFIAEYATYQLGSGVHTSRAVRNSRRIGEALGVDVQLSSFQKSTILTVLDLGSGESATRVVAIPSLPISFERNSDLSALSWDALDEGLSLDEIRSRYRTLVDKPRMDPIFTLVFVGLANASFCKLFGGDWTAVGIVFTATLVGFAVKQRMQAHAVNHFLVFACSAFVASLCATAALRFDCTAEITLATSPLFLVPGVPLINGVIDIMEGHVLMGVSRLVNAMLLIVCIAVGLSATLLMVKDSLL, via the coding sequence ATGAAAACGCAGCAGGAACTTTGCGATATACTCGGTTTCATCGCCGAATACGCCACCTATCAGCTCGGCTCGGGAGTTCACACCTCGCGGGCGGTCCGCAATTCACGCCGGATCGGCGAAGCGCTGGGCGTGGACGTTCAGTTGTCGAGTTTCCAAAAGAGTACGATACTGACTGTGCTCGACCTCGGGAGCGGCGAGTCCGCAACCCGTGTGGTGGCAATCCCGTCGCTCCCCATCAGTTTCGAGCGGAACTCTGATTTGAGTGCCTTGAGCTGGGACGCATTGGACGAGGGCCTCTCGCTCGACGAAATCCGCAGCCGTTACCGGACGCTGGTTGACAAACCGCGCATGGACCCGATCTTCACGCTCGTGTTCGTCGGACTGGCCAACGCCTCGTTCTGCAAGCTCTTCGGCGGCGACTGGACGGCCGTGGGCATCGTCTTCACGGCGACACTCGTGGGCTTCGCCGTCAAACAGCGCATGCAGGCTCACGCAGTCAATCACTTTCTCGTCTTCGCCTGCTCGGCTTTCGTCGCGTCACTCTGCGCCACGGCCGCCTTGCGTTTCGACTGCACAGCCGAGATCACTTTGGCCACCAGTCCGCTGTTTCTCGTGCCGGGCGTGCCGCTCATCAACGGGGTCATCGACATCATGGAAGGACACGTCCTTATGGGTGTCAGCCGGCTGGTCAACGCCATGCTGCTGATCGTCTGCATCGCCGTCGGTTTGTCGGCCACTTTGTTAATGGTTAAAGATTCGCTGCTATGA
- a CDS encoding ABC transporter ATP-binding protein, protein MIELHDLSIGYGDRTLLSEVEATIEKGKLTALIGRNGTGKSTLLRAIAGLNRRYSGRILLDGRPAADTRTAEMARTLAFVTTERTRIANLKCEDVVAIGRAPYTNWIGRMQKADTEIVMRSLASVGMEDYAERTMDRMSDGECQRIMIARALAQDTPIILLDEPTSFLDMPNRYELCTLLAQLAHDEGKCILFSTHELDIAMSLADAIALIDPPRLVCLPTEEMRRSGCIERLFRNKCVTFDTATGVVKVR, encoded by the coding sequence ATGATAGAATTACACGATTTATCCATAGGCTACGGGGATCGAACCTTGCTCAGCGAGGTAGAAGCCACAATCGAAAAGGGCAAACTGACAGCCCTAATCGGCCGCAACGGTACGGGCAAATCGACGCTGCTCCGGGCTATTGCCGGGCTGAACCGCCGTTATTCCGGTCGAATCCTGCTCGACGGACGCCCCGCCGCCGATACGCGAACCGCAGAGATGGCCCGAACGCTGGCGTTCGTCACGACCGAGCGCACACGCATCGCCAACCTCAAATGCGAGGACGTCGTGGCTATCGGCCGCGCACCCTATACCAATTGGATAGGAAGGATGCAGAAGGCCGACACGGAAATCGTTATGCGGTCGCTCGCCTCGGTAGGCATGGAGGACTATGCGGAACGCACGATGGACAGGATGTCGGACGGCGAGTGCCAGCGCATCATGATCGCGCGGGCGTTGGCGCAGGATACACCGATTATTCTGCTCGACGAACCCACCTCGTTCCTCGATATGCCCAACCGCTATGAATTGTGTACGCTGCTGGCACAGCTGGCACACGACGAAGGGAAATGTATCCTGTTTTCGACCCACGAACTCGATATCGCCATGTCGCTCGCCGATGCGATAGCCCTTATCGACCCGCCCCGACTGGTATGCTTGCCCACCGAAGAGATGCGCCGGAGCGGCTGCATCGAACGGCTGTTCCGCAATAAATGCGTGACGTTCGATACTGCGACAGGTGTGGTAAAAGTCCGATAA
- a CDS encoding FecCD family ABC transporter permease, which yields MRSRSVLLFTALAALTLFLFLLDLAVGAVAVPLGDVWAALTGGDCPRATAKIILNIRLIKAVVALLAGAALSVSGLQMQTLFRNPLAGPYVLGISSGASLGVALVVLAGVGSSIGIAGAAWLGAAIVLVVIAAVGHRIKDIMVILILGMMFSSGIGAVVQILQYVANDESLKMFVIWTMGSLGDVTFNQLAVLIPSIIAGLLLAVITIKPLNLLLFGEEYAVTMGLNVRRSRGLLFLSTTLLAGTVTAFCGPIGFIGLAMPHVTRMLFRNSDHRVLVPGTVLSGASVLLLCDLVSKLFTLPINAITALLGIPIVVWVVLRNKSVTA from the coding sequence ATGCGCTCCCGTTCCGTCCTATTATTTACCGCACTGGCTGCCCTCACCCTCTTCCTGTTTCTGCTGGATTTGGCGGTGGGGGCTGTCGCCGTGCCGCTCGGCGATGTTTGGGCGGCCCTGACGGGTGGCGATTGTCCGCGAGCGACGGCGAAAATCATACTGAATATCCGACTGATTAAGGCGGTGGTCGCGTTGCTGGCCGGAGCCGCCCTGTCGGTCAGCGGTCTTCAGATGCAGACCCTCTTCCGCAATCCCCTTGCCGGGCCTTACGTGCTCGGTATCAGTTCGGGCGCGAGCCTCGGCGTGGCACTCGTCGTACTTGCCGGTGTCGGCTCGTCGATAGGCATCGCTGGGGCGGCATGGCTCGGAGCGGCAATCGTGTTGGTTGTCATCGCCGCCGTCGGACACCGCATCAAAGATATCATGGTAATTCTGATTCTCGGCATGATGTTCTCGTCGGGAATCGGTGCGGTCGTCCAAATATTGCAGTATGTTGCCAACGATGAATCCTTGAAAATGTTCGTCATCTGGACGATGGGATCGCTCGGCGACGTGACCTTCAATCAGCTTGCGGTACTCATCCCGTCGATTATCGCCGGATTGTTGTTGGCCGTAATCACCATCAAGCCGCTCAACCTGCTGCTGTTCGGCGAGGAGTATGCCGTGACGATGGGGCTGAACGTCCGTCGCTCACGCGGACTGCTGTTCCTCTCCACGACGTTGCTGGCCGGCACGGTGACCGCCTTTTGCGGTCCGATAGGTTTCATCGGGCTGGCCATGCCCCACGTCACGCGGATGCTGTTCCGCAACAGTGACCATCGGGTGCTCGTGCCGGGCACCGTTCTTTCGGGTGCTTCCGTGCTGCTGCTTTGCGACCTCGTTTCCAAACTGTTCACCCTGCCGATCAACGCCATCACCGCGCTGCTGGGAATCCCCATCGTGGTGTGGGTGGTCTTGCGCAATAAATCCGTTACGGCATGA